One Roseburia rectibacter DNA window includes the following coding sequences:
- a CDS encoding ketopantoate reductase family protein, with protein MKYQSVAILGAGAVGSYIIWGLTQKKDIDLCVVASGERRARYEKEGFFINDKRYDPVIKTPEEAHGVDLLIVAMKYNALRPALKDIRTVVGEKTTVISLMNGVDSEEIISEVISSDKIVHSLIKVASERDGNHVKFEPETTIGIIYGEADLSRGTERVEALNDLFVDTGLHYRATDVILTEIWSKFRLNVPNNQAQAMVGCGVGAYKDSEHMAFLRDRLREEVDLIAKAKGIDFDKSDTSSTFGSKVMDRARYSTLQDLDAKRHTEVDMFAGAVVRMGRELGIPTPYNEFTYHMIKALEEKNDGKFDYK; from the coding sequence ATGAAATATCAGTCAGTTGCAATACTTGGAGCAGGAGCAGTAGGTTCCTACATCATCTGGGGACTTACCCAAAAGAAAGATATTGATCTGTGTGTGGTTGCGTCAGGAGAACGCAGAGCACGTTATGAAAAAGAAGGATTTTTTATCAATGATAAAAGATACGATCCAGTCATAAAAACACCTGAGGAGGCACACGGCGTAGATCTTTTGATCGTAGCAATGAAATACAATGCACTCCGCCCGGCATTAAAGGATATCCGGACGGTGGTGGGAGAGAAAACAACCGTTATCAGCTTGATGAACGGCGTGGACAGTGAGGAGATCATCTCAGAGGTGATCTCTTCTGATAAAATCGTACATTCACTGATCAAAGTGGCATCGGAGAGAGATGGCAACCATGTAAAATTTGAGCCGGAGACAACGATCGGCATTATCTACGGGGAAGCAGATCTTAGCAGAGGGACAGAGAGAGTTGAAGCATTAAATGATCTTTTTGTGGATACAGGGCTTCATTACAGGGCAACTGATGTGATCCTTACGGAAATCTGGAGCAAATTCCGGCTCAATGTGCCAAATAATCAGGCGCAGGCTATGGTTGGCTGTGGCGTCGGAGCCTATAAAGACAGCGAACATATGGCATTTTTGCGGGACAGACTCAGGGAGGAAGTGGATCTGATCGCAAAGGCAAAAGGAATTGATTTTGACAAATCGGATACATCCTCAACCTTTGGCAGCAAAGTCATGGACCGCGCTAGATATTCCACGCTTCAGGATCTTGATGCAAAGCGTCACACAGAGGTAGATATGTTTGCCGGTGCAGTCGTTCGTATGGGGAGAGAGTTAGGCATTCCTACACCGTATAATGAGTTTACTTATCATATGATCAAAGCCTTAGAAGAAAAGAACGACGGGAAATTTGATTACAAATAA
- a CDS encoding ATP-binding protein — protein MRDILERESRRGQKKITDPVLLKKIIMFLADNIGSNISVSSIGNTLVNEGLLENGKRKGTPSVHTVQAYVNALLESYFFYDIKRFDIKGKEYLRTLGKYYIVDIGLRNYLLGFRDRDSGHAIENIVYFELIRRGYDVTIGKVGNFEVDFIATKADNKLYVQVTESMTSEDVRSRELAPLKKISDNYEKIVLSLNTGIDSSYDGIKSINLIDWLISE, from the coding sequence ATAAGAGACATTCTCGAACGTGAAAGTCGCAGAGGTCAGAAAAAAATCACTGACCCGGTCCTTTTAAAAAAGATTATCATGTTCCTTGCTGATAACATTGGAAGCAACATCTCTGTTTCTTCTATCGGCAACACCTTGGTAAATGAAGGACTTCTTGAAAACGGGAAGCGAAAAGGAACCCCAAGTGTTCACACTGTTCAGGCTTATGTGAATGCACTTCTAGAGTCATATTTTTTCTACGACATCAAAAGATTTGATATCAAAGGAAAGGAATATTTACGCACTCTTGGCAAATACTATATTGTCGATATCGGACTTCGAAACTATCTGCTTGGATTCAGAGATCGTGACAGCGGTCATGCAATAGAAAACATTGTTTACTTTGAACTGATTCGTCGAGGCTATGATGTTACTATAGGTAAAGTTGGTAATTTCGAAGTGGATTTTATTGCAACAAAGGCAGACAACAAACTTTATGTTCAGGTCACAGAATCAATGACAAGTGAAGATGTTCGTAGCCGGGAATTAGCACCACTCAAAAAAATCAGCGATAACTATGAAAAAATCGTTCTTTCCTTAAATACAGGCATAGATTCTTCCTATGATGGCATAAAATCAATCAACCTGATCGACTGGCTAATCTCAGAATAA
- a CDS encoding glutamine--tRNA ligase/YqeY domain fusion protein: MENENVSKNFIEQFIDQDIEEGHCKTVHTRFPPEPNGYLHIGHAKSILLNSGLAQKYNGKFNLRFDDTNPTKEKSEFVEAIKEDIKWLGADWEDRLFFASDYFDQMYEAAVKLIKKGKAYVSDLSADEIREYRGTLTEPGKEDPASSRSVEENLALFEDMKNGKFADGEKVLRARIDMTSSNINMRDPVIYRVAHMTHHRTGDKWCIYPMYDFAHPLEDAIEGITHSICTLEFEDHRPLYNWVIDEVGKDMIPDKDEMPPRQIEFAKLYLTNVVTGKRYIKRLVEEGIVDGWDDPRLVSIAALRRRGFTPESLKMFVELCGISKANSSVDYAMLEYCIREDLKMKRPRMMAILDPVKVVIDNYPEGETEYLEVVNNLENEELGVRKVPFSRELYIDREDFMEEPPKKYFRMFPGNEVRLMNAYFVTCNSFVKDENGVVTEIHCTYDPASKGGNSPDGRKVKGTIQWVSAAQAVPAEIRLYENIVDEEKGVYNEDGSLNLNPNSLTILKNCVVEENLKDAKAYDSFQFVRQGFFCVDAKDSTADHLVFNRIVSLKSSFKLPNA; the protein is encoded by the coding sequence ATGGAGAACGAGAATGTCTCAAAGAATTTTATCGAACAGTTTATTGATCAGGATATAGAGGAAGGACATTGCAAAACCGTCCATACAAGATTTCCACCGGAGCCGAACGGATATCTTCATATCGGACATGCCAAGTCCATACTTTTAAATTCTGGACTTGCACAGAAATATAATGGAAAATTCAATTTACGATTTGATGATACGAATCCGACCAAAGAAAAATCGGAGTTCGTGGAAGCAATTAAAGAAGATATCAAATGGCTTGGGGCAGACTGGGAGGACAGACTGTTTTTCGCATCCGATTATTTTGACCAGATGTATGAAGCAGCAGTAAAGCTGATCAAAAAAGGAAAAGCATATGTTTCTGATCTGAGTGCAGATGAGATCCGTGAGTACCGTGGTACTCTGACAGAGCCTGGAAAAGAAGATCCGGCGAGCTCAAGAAGCGTGGAAGAGAATCTTGCTTTATTTGAAGATATGAAAAACGGTAAATTTGCTGACGGAGAGAAAGTGCTCCGTGCAAGGATCGATATGACATCTTCAAATATCAATATGAGAGATCCGGTTATTTACCGTGTGGCACATATGACACATCACAGAACCGGAGATAAATGGTGCATCTATCCAATGTATGATTTTGCACATCCATTAGAGGATGCGATCGAGGGAATTACCCATTCTATCTGTACACTGGAATTTGAGGATCACAGACCTCTTTACAACTGGGTAATTGATGAAGTCGGCAAGGACATGATCCCTGACAAGGATGAGATGCCTCCAAGACAGATCGAGTTTGCAAAATTATATCTGACAAATGTTGTAACCGGAAAAAGATATATCAAACGTCTTGTAGAGGAAGGTATCGTAGACGGCTGGGATGATCCGCGTCTTGTATCGATCGCAGCACTCCGCAGAAGAGGATTTACACCGGAATCTTTAAAAATGTTCGTAGAACTCTGTGGTATTTCCAAGGCAAACAGTTCCGTGGATTATGCAATGTTAGAATACTGCATCCGTGAGGATCTAAAGATGAAACGTCCGCGTATGATGGCAATCTTAGATCCGGTCAAAGTGGTGATCGATAACTACCCGGAGGGAGAGACAGAGTATCTTGAGGTAGTTAATAACCTTGAGAACGAGGAACTTGGTGTGCGTAAAGTTCCATTTTCACGCGAACTTTATATTGACCGTGAAGATTTTATGGAGGAGCCGCCAAAGAAATATTTCCGTATGTTCCCAGGCAACGAAGTGCGCCTGATGAATGCATATTTCGTGACATGCAACAGTTTTGTGAAAGATGAAAATGGAGTGGTAACTGAGATACACTGTACTTACGATCCGGCTTCAAAAGGTGGAAACAGCCCGGACGGACGTAAAGTAAAAGGAACGATCCAGTGGGTATCGGCAGCACAGGCAGTTCCGGCTGAAATCCGTCTCTATGAAAATATTGTGGATGAGGAAAAAGGCGTGTATAATGAAGACGGAAGTCTGAATCTGAATCCGAATTCCCTTACGATTTTGAAAAACTGTGTTGTTGAGGAAAACTTAAAAGATGCAAAAGCATATGACAGTTTCCAGTTTGTAAGACAGGGATTTTTCTGTGTGGATGCAAAGGATTCAACCGCAGATCATCTGGTATTTAACAGAATTGTGTCATTAAAGAGCTCATTTAAATTACCTAATGCATAA
- the prfA gene encoding peptide chain release factor 1, translating into MFDKLEDLLIRFEELMSELSEPDVANDPVRFRKLMKEQSDLTPIVNAYKEYKQCKQNIEDSLALLEEESDEEMRELAKEELNDSKARVEELEKELKILLLPKDPNDDKNVIVEIRAGAGGDEAALFAAEIYRMYLHYAESRNWKTEIMEADETGIGGMKSVTFMLSGQGAYSVMKYESGVHRVQRVPETESGGRIHTSTITVAVMPEAEEVDVQIDDKDIRIDVCRASGAGGQCVNTTDSAVRLTHIPTGIVIYSQTEKSQIQNKAKAFALLRTKLYDLEQQKAHDAEAELRKSQVGTGDRSEKIRTYNFPQGRVTDHRINLTLYKLDKIMNGDIQEIIDACIAADQAAKLAKMNENA; encoded by the coding sequence ATGTTTGATAAATTAGAGGATTTACTGATCCGTTTTGAAGAATTAATGAGTGAGTTAAGTGAGCCGGATGTTGCAAATGATCCGGTGCGTTTCCGTAAACTGATGAAAGAGCAGAGTGACCTGACTCCGATCGTAAACGCATACAAAGAGTACAAACAGTGCAAACAGAATATTGAAGATTCTCTTGCATTGCTAGAGGAAGAGTCAGACGAGGAAATGCGTGAGCTTGCAAAAGAAGAATTAAACGATTCTAAGGCAAGAGTGGAAGAGTTAGAAAAAGAGTTGAAAATTCTTTTACTTCCGAAAGACCCGAATGATGACAAAAATGTTATCGTTGAGATCCGTGCGGGCGCCGGTGGTGACGAGGCAGCTTTATTTGCAGCTGAGATCTATCGTATGTATCTGCATTATGCAGAAAGCAGAAACTGGAAGACAGAGATTATGGAAGCAGATGAGACAGGCATCGGCGGTATGAAGAGTGTTACTTTTATGCTGAGTGGTCAGGGCGCGTATTCTGTTATGAAATATGAGTCCGGTGTACATCGTGTACAGCGTGTGCCGGAGACAGAGTCCGGCGGACGTATCCATACATCAACGATCACGGTTGCTGTGATGCCGGAGGCTGAGGAAGTGGATGTACAGATCGATGATAAAGATATCCGTATCGATGTCTGCCGTGCATCCGGTGCCGGCGGTCAGTGTGTCAATACGACAGACTCTGCCGTGCGCTTAACACATATCCCGACCGGAATCGTGATCTACAGCCAGACGGAAAAATCACAGATCCAGAACAAGGCAAAGGCATTTGCCCTGCTGCGTACTAAACTGTACGACTTAGAACAGCAGAAAGCCCACGATGCAGAGGCAGAGCTTCGTAAGAGCCAGGTTGGAACTGGTGACCGTTCCGAAAAGATCCGTACCTACAACTTCCCACAGGGACGTGTGACAGATCACAGGATCAACCTCACACTTTACAAACTTGATAAGATCATGAACGGAGATATCCAGGAGATTATTGACGCATGTATCGCAGCAGACCAGGCAGCGAAACTTGCGAAGATGAATGAAAATGCGTAA
- the rho gene encoding transcription termination factor Rho, with the protein MREKYESLSLVVLRDLAKARGLKNISSMKKSDLVNRMLEEDARKQKETESMQTQEERGERVKAKEGTERSKDHAQPKEYSRKRTEYVPRERGTDADRQTKEKAEEPVETQENQTASAAADDTMMSLDSGITANGILEVMPDGYGFIRCENYLPGEHDVYVSPSQIRKFNLKTGDIVCGNTRIKTQQEKFSALLYVTTINGYHPSVAQKRKSFEDLTPIFPNERIRLERPGCSVAMRIVDLVSPIGKGQRGMIVSQPKAGKTTLLKEIAKSVTSGNPNMHLIILLIDERPEEVTDIKEAIVGDNVEVIYSTFDELPEHHKRVSEMVLGRAKRLVEHGKDVMILLDSITRLARAYNLTVPPSGRTLSGGLDPAALHMPKRFFGAARNMREGGSLTILATALVDTGSKMDDVVFEEFKGTGNMELVLDRKLSEKRVFPAIDIVKSGTRREDLLLDSEEQEAVDIMRKAINGMRKDDAVENILNMFARTKNNREYINMVKKNRII; encoded by the coding sequence ATGAGAGAAAAATATGAGAGTTTATCATTAGTCGTTTTGCGTGATCTGGCAAAGGCACGGGGACTGAAGAATATTTCTTCCATGAAGAAGAGCGATTTGGTCAATCGTATGCTTGAAGAAGATGCACGCAAACAAAAAGAGACGGAGAGTATGCAGACGCAGGAAGAGCGCGGGGAGCGTGTGAAAGCAAAAGAGGGCACAGAGCGTTCGAAAGATCATGCACAGCCGAAAGAATATTCCAGAAAAAGGACGGAATATGTACCAAGGGAACGCGGAACAGATGCAGATCGTCAGACAAAAGAAAAGGCAGAAGAGCCGGTAGAAACACAGGAAAATCAGACGGCATCTGCAGCGGCAGATGATACCATGATGAGTCTTGACAGTGGAATTACGGCAAATGGTATTTTAGAGGTTATGCCGGATGGATACGGATTTATCCGCTGTGAGAATTATCTTCCGGGTGAGCATGATGTGTATGTTTCACCATCACAGATCCGAAAGTTTAATTTAAAAACGGGAGATATTGTCTGTGGTAATACAAGAATCAAGACACAGCAGGAAAAGTTTTCGGCACTTTTATATGTGACTACAATTAACGGCTATCACCCGAGTGTAGCCCAGAAGAGAAAAAGTTTTGAAGATCTGACACCGATTTTTCCGAATGAGAGGATACGTTTAGAACGCCCGGGATGCAGTGTTGCGATGCGTATTGTAGATCTTGTTTCCCCAATTGGTAAGGGACAGCGTGGTATGATCGTTTCCCAGCCTAAGGCAGGAAAAACAACACTTTTAAAAGAAATCGCCAAATCAGTAACATCAGGAAATCCGAATATGCACCTGATCATCCTTCTGATCGATGAGAGACCGGAGGAGGTTACAGATATCAAGGAAGCCATTGTGGGCGATAATGTTGAGGTAATTTACTCTACTTTTGATGAACTCCCGGAACATCACAAACGTGTATCGGAGATGGTGCTTGGCCGTGCAAAACGTCTGGTAGAGCACGGCAAAGATGTCATGATCCTTCTTGACAGTATCACAAGACTTGCAAGGGCATATAACCTTACGGTTCCACCAAGTGGACGTACCTTATCCGGAGGTCTTGATCCGGCGGCACTCCATATGCCAAAAAGATTCTTTGGTGCAGCGAGAAATATGCGTGAGGGAGGAAGCCTTACAATCCTTGCGACAGCGCTGGTTGATACCGGAAGCAAGATGGATGATGTTGTATTTGAGGAATTTAAGGGAACCGGTAACATGGAACTCGTGCTCGACAGAAAACTTTCGGAAAAGCGTGTATTTCCGGCAATCGATATCGTGAAATCGGGAACCAGAAGAGAAGATCTGCTGCTTGATTCCGAAGAACAGGAAGCAGTTGACATCATGCGAAAAGCAATCAATGGAATGCGCAAAGATGATGCCGTGGAGAATATTTTGAATATGTTTGCACGCACCAAAAATAATCGCGAATATATTAATATGGTAAAAAAGAACAGAATTATTTAA
- the prmC gene encoding peptide chain release factor N(5)-glutamine methyltransferase yields the protein MTYREAINLGEKVLNMADVADAKIDAWLLLEMVCKIDRSFYYLHMEDEVAEEQLSEYEIALRKRAEHVPLQYIVGEAEFMGLKFKVNSNVLIPRQDTETLVEEALKVVKPGMNVLDMCTGSGCIIVSIVHNIPEVEGTATDISKQALLVAKENAKLNQVSVTFERSDLFDNVTGTYDVIVSNPPYIRTEEVLKLMPEVRDFEPMEALDGKEDGLYFYRKIMEKCPSYLKPEGHILFEIGYDQGEAVSGLLREAGFKNVAVIKDLAQNDRVVTGML from the coding sequence ATGACATATCGGGAAGCAATTAATCTCGGTGAGAAAGTTTTAAATATGGCAGATGTGGCAGATGCTAAAATCGATGCATGGCTGCTGTTAGAGATGGTCTGCAAGATTGACCGCAGTTTTTATTATCTGCATATGGAGGACGAGGTAGCTGAGGAACAGTTAAGTGAATATGAGATCGCACTGAGAAAACGCGCAGAACATGTGCCGTTACAGTATATTGTCGGTGAGGCTGAATTTATGGGATTGAAATTTAAAGTCAATTCCAATGTGCTTATTCCAAGGCAGGATACGGAAACTTTAGTGGAAGAAGCATTAAAAGTTGTAAAACCGGGAATGAATGTGCTTGACATGTGTACCGGTTCCGGCTGTATTATTGTCAGTATTGTGCATAATATACCGGAGGTGGAGGGAACAGCGACGGATATTTCCAAACAGGCGCTTCTTGTGGCGAAAGAAAATGCAAAGCTGAATCAGGTTTCGGTTACATTTGAACGCAGTGATCTGTTTGATAATGTGACAGGAACTTATGATGTGATCGTATCAAATCCACCTTATATAAGAACAGAAGAAGTACTTAAACTTATGCCGGAAGTACGGGATTTTGAACCGATGGAGGCATTGGATGGCAAAGAAGATGGTTTATATTTTTACCGGAAGATCATGGAGAAATGTCCATCGTATTTAAAACCGGAAGGGCACATTCTGTTCGAGATCGGTTATGACCAAGGCGAGGCGGTATCCGGGCTTTTAAGAGAGGCGGGATTTAAGAATGTGGCGGTCATCAAAGATTTAGCACAAAATGACCGTGTTGTGACAGGAATGCTTTAG
- the pdxR gene encoding MocR-like pyridoxine biosynthesis transcription factor PdxR produces MIEIMIDLQGGAKAPLYEKIYEYIKRDVIAGKIPVGEKLPSTRLLSKHLSVSRSTVEMAYEQLLAEGYIKAEPCRGFFVCDITELYEFGHAENGSKDIAPFGKKGQKEKMGEDIIDFSPYAIDTEHFPYNVWRKLNKNVLLDDREELLLSGDGQGDYGLRKAIAAYLHQARGVNCEPDQLIIGAGNEYLEILLTQILGRNKRVLMENPTYLQAYHTFLNMGYQMSLVTVEEDGIDPWKVRKYDPDIVYIMPSHQFPLGTVMPLKQRLELLKWASEKENRYLIEDDHDSEYRYRGKPIPSLQSVDHFDKVIYIGTFSKSIAPSLRISYMVLPPELLNRYHEKCGFYSATVPKIQQEVLRAFIEEGHFERHLNKMRGIYRAKHDFLLAELKKRNWVEKVYGDHAGLHVLVQIRTEKKEAEICDLAGKQGIRIYGISEYVVPEMASNGYENTKYSKYSIESEKIGSAGTAPDKQILLLGYGRLCEDEIRKGLLILDTII; encoded by the coding sequence ATGATTGAAATAATGATTGATCTACAGGGGGGAGCGAAAGCTCCCCTCTATGAGAAAATATATGAGTATATCAAACGGGATGTCATTGCGGGAAAGATTCCCGTCGGGGAAAAACTTCCATCAACAAGACTTTTGTCAAAACATTTGTCTGTAAGCAGAAGTACCGTGGAAATGGCATATGAACAGCTCCTGGCAGAGGGATACATCAAAGCAGAACCTTGCAGGGGTTTTTTTGTATGCGATATTACGGAATTATATGAATTTGGTCATGCAGAAAATGGATCAAAAGATATAGCTCCATTTGGGAAAAAGGGACAGAAAGAGAAAATGGGGGAAGATATCATTGACTTCTCACCATATGCGATCGATACCGAACATTTTCCATATAATGTGTGGAGAAAATTAAATAAAAATGTGCTGTTAGATGACCGGGAGGAATTGCTTTTATCCGGAGATGGACAGGGAGATTATGGACTCAGAAAGGCGATTGCAGCTTATCTTCATCAGGCGAGAGGGGTTAACTGTGAGCCGGATCAGTTGATTATCGGAGCCGGAAATGAATATCTTGAGATCTTACTGACACAGATTTTGGGCAGAAATAAGCGTGTCCTGATGGAGAATCCGACTTATCTGCAGGCATATCATACATTTTTAAATATGGGATACCAGATGTCACTGGTTACCGTGGAAGAAGATGGAATAGATCCCTGGAAAGTCAGAAAATATGATCCGGATATTGTCTACATTATGCCTTCCCATCAGTTTCCGCTTGGAACGGTCATGCCGTTAAAGCAGAGACTGGAGCTGCTGAAATGGGCTTCTGAAAAAGAAAACAGGTATCTGATCGAAGATGATCACGACAGTGAATACAGGTATCGTGGAAAGCCGATCCCGTCCCTGCAGAGTGTGGATCATTTTGATAAGGTTATTTATATTGGAACTTTTTCTAAGAGCATTGCACCGTCACTTCGAATCAGTTATATGGTGCTTCCGCCGGAATTGTTAAATCGTTATCATGAAAAATGTGGATTTTACTCTGCAACTGTTCCTAAAATCCAGCAGGAGGTATTGCGTGCGTTTATTGAAGAGGGACATTTTGAACGTCATCTGAATAAGATGAGAGGAATTTACCGTGCAAAACATGATTTCCTCCTTGCGGAACTAAAAAAGAGAAACTGGGTGGAAAAAGTTTACGGAGATCATGCAGGACTGCATGTTCTGGTGCAGATACGTACAGAAAAAAAAGAAGCGGAGATATGTGACCTTGCAGGAAAGCAGGGAATACGTATCTATGGAATCAGTGAATACGTTGTTCCGGAAATGGCTTCGAATGGATATGAGAATACAAAATACAGCAAGTATTCCATAGAAAGTGAAAAAATCGGATCTGCCGGAACTGCACCGGACAAACAGATTCTTTTACTTGGTTATGGAAGACTGTGTGAAGATGAGATCCGGAAAGGACTTTTGATATTAGATACAATTATATGA
- the rpmE gene encoding 50S ribosomal protein L31, with amino-acid sequence MREGIHPDYYQATVTCNCGNTFVTGSTKEDIHVEICSKCHPFYTGQQKSARTDGRIDKFNKKYGINK; translated from the coding sequence ATGAGAGAAGGAATCCATCCAGATTATTATCAGGCAACAGTTACATGTAACTGCGGTAACACATTCGTAACAGGTTCTACAAAAGAGGATATCCACGTAGAAATTTGTTCCAAATGCCATCCGTTCTACACAGGACAGCAGAAATCTGCAAGAACTGACGGACGTATCGATAAGTTCAACAAGAAGTACGGCATTAACAAATAG
- a CDS encoding DUF1385 domain-containing protein: MRYSGIGGQAVMEGVMMKNQEKYAVAVRKPDGEIALEVSEYKGIIKNKKIRNMPVLRGVFSFIESLYLGVATLTFSASFFEEEEQEHEKKSKKQREKKVLTKEQQERQDSLMMGGTVAFSIVLAVAIFMILPYYISVFFQKFTDSYMLIAVLEGLIRLAIFIGYVAAISLMPDIKRVYMYHGAEHKCINCIEHGMDLTVENVRKSSRLHKRCGTSFLLIVMIISIFFFMFIHVDSRVLRLVLRLVLIPVIAGVSYEFIRLAGRSDNEVVNLLSKPGLLLQHITTKEPEDDMIEVGMASVEAVFDWKAYVKEIKQEDSKEHDISGSN; the protein is encoded by the coding sequence ATGAGATATTCCGGGATTGGCGGACAGGCAGTCATGGAAGGTGTGATGATGAAAAATCAGGAAAAATACGCCGTAGCTGTCAGAAAGCCAGATGGGGAAATTGCACTTGAGGTTTCCGAATATAAAGGTATTATAAAAAATAAGAAAATCAGAAACATGCCGGTCTTACGCGGTGTGTTCAGTTTTATAGAGTCGTTGTACCTGGGTGTTGCAACGTTGACGTTTTCCGCTTCTTTTTTTGAGGAAGAAGAGCAGGAACATGAAAAAAAATCAAAAAAACAGCGCGAGAAGAAAGTGCTGACCAAAGAGCAGCAGGAAAGACAGGACAGCCTGATGATGGGTGGTACGGTTGCATTTTCCATTGTTCTTGCTGTCGCGATATTTATGATTCTTCCATATTATATATCTGTATTTTTTCAGAAGTTTACAGATTCCTATATGCTGATCGCTGTTTTAGAGGGGCTGATCCGTCTGGCAATTTTTATCGGGTATGTGGCAGCGATTTCGCTGATGCCTGATATCAAACGGGTTTACATGTATCATGGTGCGGAGCATAAGTGTATTAACTGTATTGAACATGGGATGGATCTTACGGTGGAGAACGTGAGAAAGAGTTCCAGATTACATAAGCGTTGTGGAACCAGTTTCCTGCTGATCGTTATGATCATCAGTATTTTCTTTTTTATGTTCATCCATGTGGATTCAAGAGTGTTAAGACTGGTACTTCGTCTTGTGCTGATCCCTGTGATCGCGGGGGTATCTTATGAATTTATAAGACTGGCAGGACGCAGTGATAATGAAGTTGTCAATCTGCTCAGCAAACCGGGACTTCTGTTGCAGCACATTACAACGAAAGAACCGGAGGATGACATGATCGAGGTGGGTATGGCATCTGTTGAGGCTGTGTTTGACTGGAAGGCTTATGTGAAAGAAATAAAGCAAGAGGACAGTAAGGAACATGACATATCGGGAAGCAATTAA
- a CDS encoding DUF2225 domain-containing protein: MNLFAGLEKFGIKADNTTDLFEEEKKPAASANGGKTEAAPTEDSFLLDKAIRCTVCDKVFKTKMIKNGRIKRLEPDLDLRPRFEYIDTLKYDVASCPYCGYTAMNRYFEHVTSGQIKLVKEQVCVNFKPSGSDEPMVLDYDQAIERYKLALFNTIVKKGKTSEKAYTCLKLSWLYRGKGEELKGTDPETLGKKKEVKEQEEAFYQQAYEGFMKAMSTEMFPMCGMDQCTVDYLLAAMAYHFKKYDVASKCISRIQAAPSASKKMKDRAYDLKEKIVAEIKKSK, from the coding sequence ATGAATTTATTTGCAGGATTGGAAAAATTTGGTATCAAAGCGGATAACACAACGGATCTGTTTGAAGAAGAGAAAAAGCCGGCAGCATCTGCTAATGGAGGAAAAACAGAAGCTGCTCCGACAGAAGACAGTTTTCTGTTAGACAAAGCGATCCGCTGTACTGTATGTGATAAGGTATTTAAGACCAAAATGATTAAAAACGGACGAATCAAACGATTAGAGCCGGATCTGGATCTGCGTCCACGTTTTGAATATATTGATACATTAAAATATGATGTGGCATCCTGCCCGTATTGCGGATATACAGCGATGAACCGCTATTTTGAGCATGTAACATCAGGACAGATCAAACTGGTCAAAGAACAGGTTTGTGTGAACTTCAAACCAAGTGGTTCTGATGAACCAATGGTTTTAGACTATGACCAGGCGATTGAGCGTTATAAACTGGCGCTGTTTAACACGATCGTGAAAAAAGGAAAGACGAGTGAGAAAGCATATACCTGTCTGAAACTTTCCTGGCTGTATCGTGGAAAAGGGGAGGAGTTAAAAGGAACTGATCCTGAAACATTAGGGAAGAAAAAAGAGGTAAAAGAGCAGGAAGAAGCATTTTACCAGCAGGCATATGAAGGCTTTATGAAAGCAATGTCTACAGAGATGTTCCCGATGTGTGGAATGGATCAGTGTACCGTAGATTATCTTCTTGCAGCAATGGCATATCATTTTAAAAAATATGATGTGGCATCTAAGTGTATTTCAAGGATTCAGGCTGCGCCTTCCGCATCAAAGAAGATGAAAGACCGCGCATATGATTTAAAAGAAAAGATCGTTGCAGAAATCAAAAAAAGCAAATAG